A stretch of Lujinxingia sediminis DNA encodes these proteins:
- a CDS encoding MlaD family protein: protein MKLADVMTPFKVGLLVIAGVAATIVMVTLLSGDMDMDAEASKRYYAHFEDVTGLAVRSRIQMAGIPVGTIDSIRLDGSRARVEVSVRGDVVLYEGQLNPNGLDTNGAALAKRQASLIGDYYLELTPGTEGRVLENGDPIRNIIKDVGPDELFERLNDITKDIQAVTNSLATVFGNEDAQRSIQQMLDDMQNVLATLNQFVVTNSVKLDQLVTDASNIGRDISFLTARGSESIDTILRDTEAIVQEVRYIIGQSTTDVQAGLGTMQGTLARLQRTLDSLNYSLQNVQDITEKINEGEGTVGELINNPTIAYRTEQILEDAGDFLGRVTRLRTIVELRSEYHLQNQQLKNVFGLRLEPNEDKYYMFEFVDDFRGSTSVVTERVNTTDPSVDDALYQETRTTTTDEFKFSLVLGRSFQASDWLRLGGRFGIIESTGGIGATVGLFPDRRLEVQTDLFDFSAAENPRLRAYGTYRFLEFAYISGGIDDVINPDRRDYFIGAGIRFDDEDLKALLTTTGVPTP, encoded by the coding sequence ATGAAGTTAGCTGATGTCATGACACCGTTTAAGGTGGGGTTGCTGGTGATCGCCGGGGTGGCCGCGACCATCGTGATGGTGACGTTGCTCAGCGGCGATATGGACATGGATGCCGAGGCGTCCAAGCGCTACTACGCCCATTTTGAAGATGTGACCGGCCTGGCAGTGCGGTCGCGCATTCAGATGGCGGGCATACCGGTGGGCACGATCGACTCGATTCGTCTCGATGGCAGCCGCGCCCGGGTGGAGGTTTCGGTTCGGGGTGATGTCGTGCTCTATGAGGGGCAACTCAACCCCAATGGGCTCGATACCAACGGGGCCGCGCTGGCCAAGCGACAGGCCAGTCTCATTGGCGATTATTATCTGGAGCTGACCCCCGGGACCGAGGGTCGTGTCCTGGAGAACGGCGATCCGATTCGCAACATTATCAAGGATGTGGGTCCGGATGAGCTCTTTGAACGTCTCAACGACATTACCAAAGATATTCAGGCGGTCACCAACTCGCTCGCCACGGTATTCGGCAATGAGGACGCTCAGCGCAGCATCCAGCAGATGCTCGACGATATGCAGAATGTGTTGGCGACGCTCAATCAGTTCGTGGTGACCAACAGCGTGAAGCTCGATCAGCTGGTCACCGATGCGTCGAATATCGGGCGTGATATCAGTTTCTTGACGGCGCGGGGCTCGGAGTCGATCGATACGATCTTGCGGGATACCGAGGCGATTGTGCAGGAGGTGCGCTACATCATCGGGCAGTCCACCACCGATGTGCAGGCGGGCCTGGGGACCATGCAGGGCACGCTGGCCAGACTGCAGCGCACGCTCGACTCGCTCAACTACAGTCTGCAGAACGTTCAGGACATCACCGAGAAGATCAATGAGGGTGAGGGTACGGTGGGTGAACTCATCAACAACCCGACCATTGCCTACCGCACCGAGCAGATTCTTGAAGACGCCGGCGACTTCCTGGGCAGGGTGACGCGGCTGCGCACGATTGTGGAGCTTCGCAGCGAATACCACCTGCAGAATCAGCAGCTCAAAAACGTCTTCGGGCTGCGGCTCGAGCCCAACGAAGACAAGTATTATATGTTTGAGTTTGTCGACGACTTCCGCGGCTCGACCTCGGTGGTGACCGAGCGAGTCAATACCACGGACCCCTCGGTGGATGACGCGCTCTATCAGGAGACGCGCACCACAACGACCGATGAGTTCAAGTTCAGTCTGGTGTTGGGGCGCTCGTTTCAGGCCTCGGACTGGCTGCGCCTCGGGGGGCGTTTTGGGATCATCGAGAGCACCGGCGGAATCGGTGCGACTGTGGGACTGTTCCCCGACAGGCGGCTGGAGGTTCAGACCGACCTCTTTGATTTCAGCGCCGCCGAGAATCCTCGCCTTCGCGCCTACGGCACGTATCGCTTCTTGGAGTTTGCGTATATCTCCGGGGGCATCGACGACGTGATTAACCCCGATCGGAGGGACTACTTCATCGGGGCGGGGATTCGCTTTGATGATGAAGACTTGAAAGCGTTGTTGACGACCACCGGTGTGCCCACGCCTTAA